One Mycoavidus sp. B2-EB genomic region harbors:
- the sctP gene encoding type III secretion system protein SctP, whose product MVSRLDIKSIRIYSETPTSKDPLRQRRKLNWLELMRRGTQQPEVLLEPVESETRLAQFDPEDPPPTDTPVDQEPPLDDMPPTSDEATIAESPSAWLSAPPTPPLAPKRLSLPETGPIAYLVSRLTQLCNDPAIHSAGHWEMQIPLLKPELLPNTALFLSLSYFALSLRFEIADLATKELICLYCEPLKHRLTELMAKRTPAREVNIVIW is encoded by the coding sequence ATGGTGAGCCGACTCGATATAAAATCCATTCGCATATATAGCGAGACGCCCACCAGCAAAGATCCTCTGCGCCAGCGGCGCAAATTGAACTGGCTTGAGCTGATGCGCCGCGGCACGCAGCAACCTGAGGTTCTGCTAGAACCCGTAGAGTCCGAAACCCGGCTCGCTCAGTTTGACCCAGAAGACCCGCCGCCTACGGATACCCCCGTTGACCAGGAGCCGCCCCTGGATGACATGCCGCCAACGAGCGACGAAGCGACTATCGCCGAGTCCCCCTCGGCTTGGCTCAGCGCGCCACCTACGCCCCCTCTTGCTCCAAAGCGGCTATCGCTGCCAGAGACCGGGCCGATTGCCTATCTTGTATCCCGCCTCACACAACTGTGCAACGACCCGGCGATTCATAGCGCAGGTCATTGGGAAATGCAAATCCCCCTTCTCAAACCCGAATTGTTACCCAATACCGCGCTTTTCTTATCTCTTTCGTATTTCGCGCTTTCTCTTCGCTTTGAAATTGCTGACCTCGCAACGAAAGAACTAATCTGCTTATATTGCGAACCACTTAAGCATCGATTGACTGAATTAATGGCTAAAAGAACGCCAGCGCGTGAGGTTAACATCGTTATTTGGTGA
- the sctV gene encoding type III secretion system export apparatus subunit SctV, with product MMFKSLKLPAFGEVGIALLIIAIISLMILPLPPMLIDGLLAINISISVTLLMVTMYIPNIVSLSSFPSLLLFTTLYRLALNIASTKSILLHADAGHIIESFGQLVVGGNLMVGMVVFIIITTVQFIVIAKGSERVAEVSARFTLDAMPGKQMSIDADLRANAIDADEARKRRAALAMESKLHGGMDGAMKFVKGDAVAGLVITLINIIAGIIVGVTYHEMAAGEAANRFSVLSIGDAMVSQIPSLLISVAAGVIITRVADDLKPEAESLGDEIGRQLSSSSRALYLASLLLLGFALVPGFPAALFVLIAIILSLTGYKLSRRQFNRVEGVNSEPVPSMQRAGDRGAAPSILPHAPSFTSPVGVRLAFDLAARLAPQQLEKAFDTERKKLQEELGLPFPGITMWRAETLSSQTYEILLHDVPQIQSSLPVGKVMLLDAESNPEVREQCEALSDIGGFATSHWLTTAEAGSQTKTRNIESVIAHHVIALMYKHANLFIGIQETQWILDQLQTSHPGIVAEVQKVLPPQRIAEVLRRLLEEHVPIRNVRNIMESLIHWGPKEKDLLLLTEYVRGDLSSFMAYRAGKGAKQLSAILFELPAEQHIRQAIKQTPTGNYLALPPEHVQHFIKKIKRIAGTEPRDDVILVTSMDIRRYIRRMIENHLSWLPVYSYQELGEHIQLQPIGRISV from the coding sequence ATTATGTTTAAATCTCTAAAACTCCCAGCATTTGGTGAAGTCGGCATTGCACTCCTCATTATTGCGATTATTTCATTGATGATCCTGCCGCTGCCGCCAATGCTGATTGATGGCCTACTGGCAATTAATATCTCCATCAGCGTCACGCTCTTGATGGTGACCATGTATATCCCCAATATCGTTTCTTTATCCTCGTTTCCCTCTCTCTTATTATTCACCACACTGTATCGACTCGCCCTGAATATTGCCTCAACCAAATCCATTTTGCTGCACGCAGATGCAGGACACATTATTGAAAGCTTCGGCCAACTCGTAGTAGGTGGCAATTTAATGGTGGGCATGGTGGTGTTCATTATTATTACAACCGTACAGTTTATTGTGATTGCCAAAGGTTCTGAACGAGTGGCTGAAGTCAGCGCGCGTTTCACATTAGATGCAATGCCCGGTAAACAGATGAGCATTGATGCCGATTTACGCGCCAATGCAATTGATGCGGATGAGGCACGCAAACGGCGCGCTGCCCTGGCCATGGAAAGTAAACTCCACGGGGGGATGGACGGCGCCATGAAGTTTGTCAAAGGCGATGCCGTAGCCGGCCTGGTCATTACGCTGATCAATATCATCGCAGGCATCATTGTTGGGGTCACCTACCATGAGATGGCGGCTGGCGAAGCAGCCAATCGTTTCTCAGTTTTATCGATTGGCGATGCCATGGTCTCGCAAATCCCCTCTCTGCTCATCTCAGTGGCTGCGGGAGTGATTATTACGCGCGTTGCCGATGATCTGAAACCAGAAGCTGAGTCGCTCGGCGATGAAATCGGCCGGCAATTATCCAGTAGCTCACGCGCCTTATATCTTGCCAGCCTTTTACTATTAGGCTTCGCCCTGGTGCCGGGTTTTCCAGCCGCACTCTTTGTATTAATTGCCATCATCCTCTCGCTCACCGGCTATAAATTAAGCAGACGCCAGTTCAATCGCGTAGAAGGGGTCAATAGCGAACCGGTTCCTTCAATGCAACGCGCCGGTGATCGCGGCGCGGCGCCCTCTATTTTGCCTCATGCGCCCTCCTTTACCAGCCCAGTCGGAGTCCGCCTAGCGTTTGATTTAGCGGCGCGCCTGGCTCCGCAACAGCTTGAAAAAGCGTTTGATACTGAACGCAAGAAATTGCAAGAAGAACTCGGTCTGCCTTTTCCCGGCATCACCATGTGGCGCGCCGAAACTTTATCCTCGCAAACCTATGAAATTTTGCTGCACGATGTGCCGCAAATACAAAGTTCTCTTCCGGTTGGCAAAGTCATGCTGCTTGACGCTGAAAGCAATCCAGAGGTACGTGAACAGTGCGAGGCGCTCTCCGATATTGGTGGCTTTGCGACCAGCCACTGGCTCACCACAGCCGAAGCTGGCTCTCAAACCAAAACTCGAAACATTGAATCTGTGATTGCGCATCATGTGATTGCGCTCATGTACAAACATGCGAATCTTTTCATTGGCATCCAAGAAACCCAATGGATCCTAGATCAGCTACAAACGAGTCATCCAGGCATTGTGGCTGAGGTGCAAAAAGTCTTACCGCCGCAACGTATTGCTGAAGTGCTGCGGCGCTTGCTTGAAGAACACGTGCCAATCCGCAATGTGCGCAATATTATGGAAAGCCTGATCCATTGGGGCCCCAAAGAAAAAGATTTGCTGTTATTAACGGAATATGTGCGCGGCGACCTGTCTAGCTTTATGGCCTATCGCGCAGGCAAGGGCGCGAAGCAACTCTCAGCGATTCTGTTTGAACTTCCCGCTGAGCAACATATCCGACAAGCGATTAAACAAACCCCTACGGGCAATTATTTAGCTCTGCCACCCGAGCATGTACAACACTTTATTAAAAAAATTAAACGCATCGCTGGCACTGAGCCACGCGATGATGTCATCTTAGTCACCTCAATGGATATTCGTCGCTATATCCGCCGCATGATCGAAAATCATCTCAGTTGGCTACCCGTCTATTCGTATCAGGAACTGGGCGAGCATATCCAGTTGCAACCCATCGGGCGCATCTCCGTGTAA
- the sctU gene encoding type III secretion system export apparatus subunit SctU has translation MSEEKNQEPTDKRLRDARERGDVYKSTDLTGAVTMCVTLLLLMSMQPLLSKGVQGMIMVALDFIDSDHNLVNLLIAVQKIGIFSLYGILPFLLFPLLTAVLTLLPQVGFGLSFEPVTPNFDALNPGNGLQRMFSLKTLLELVRSLLKAVLIVFVMWKATLMVLPLIAASIGQPLITILQVSWQVLLKVCAIAAGLFLIIGLVDLKLQIWLFMRKHRMSETEIKNEYKEMEGDPHIKAERKAIAREIAFSPSLKKAIKSSNAVLVNPTHYAVAIYYDRKEHGLPIVVAKGMDASAALIRKLARDEGVPIISNPPLARALYKIQLQGAVPEELFEVVAAILRWVEGVAAQRNVTPSIH, from the coding sequence ATGAGCGAAGAAAAAAACCAAGAACCGACAGATAAGCGACTGCGTGATGCGCGCGAGCGCGGCGATGTGTATAAAAGTACCGACTTGACCGGCGCCGTCACGATGTGTGTCACCCTCCTTTTATTAATGTCCATGCAGCCGCTACTGAGTAAAGGGGTGCAAGGCATGATCATGGTGGCACTCGATTTTATCGATAGCGATCACAATCTGGTTAATTTGCTCATTGCAGTACAAAAAATTGGCATTTTCTCACTTTACGGGATTCTGCCTTTTTTGTTGTTCCCGCTCCTCACCGCTGTTTTAACCCTATTGCCACAAGTCGGTTTCGGGCTTTCTTTCGAACCCGTCACACCCAATTTTGATGCGCTTAATCCAGGCAATGGATTGCAACGCATGTTTTCTCTTAAAACCTTACTTGAGCTCGTCCGCTCTTTGCTCAAAGCGGTTTTAATTGTTTTTGTGATGTGGAAAGCCACCCTCATGGTGCTGCCTTTGATTGCAGCCTCAATCGGGCAACCTTTAATCACCATCTTGCAAGTGTCATGGCAAGTCCTGCTCAAAGTCTGTGCGATTGCAGCAGGGCTCTTTTTAATCATTGGCTTAGTTGACCTTAAGTTACAAATCTGGCTTTTCATGCGTAAACACCGGATGAGTGAAACCGAAATCAAAAATGAATACAAAGAAATGGAGGGAGATCCACATATAAAAGCGGAACGCAAAGCCATCGCGCGTGAAATTGCTTTCTCCCCAAGCCTTAAGAAAGCGATTAAGTCGTCCAACGCGGTGCTGGTTAATCCAACTCACTATGCGGTGGCCATCTACTATGACCGCAAGGAACACGGATTACCGATCGTGGTCGCTAAAGGGATGGATGCATCAGCTGCGCTGATACGCAAGCTCGCCCGCGATGAAGGTGTACCGATCATCAGTAACCCACCGCTCGCCCGCGCGCTGTATAAAATCCAACTGCAAGGTGCTGTGCCAGAAGAATTATTTGAAGTCGTGGCGGCTATTTTGCGTTGGGTTGAAGGTGTTGCGGCACAGCGTAACGTAACGCCCTCAATTCATTGA
- the queF gene encoding NADPH-dependent 7-cyano-7-deazaguanine reductase QueF (Catalyzes the NADPH-dependent reduction of 7-cyano-7-deazaguanine (preQ0) to 7-aminomethyl-7-deazaguanine (preQ1) in queuosine biosynthesis): protein MNPHQSPLGQATEYSTQYDPKLLFPIARQPMREQMGLSATLPFVGADIWNAYELSWLNQGGKPQIALARMIIPAESPNLVESKSLKLYLGSFAQTKFASADQVCALMGEDLSALCGMPVSVALTQPAAFATVPRQELDGILLDRLELEIEHYQIAPELLSAHFNQAAIEETLVSNLLRSNCPVTGQPDWASIQIRYVGPPIEHAGLLRYLVSYRQHTGFHEQCVERIFIDLLQICRPTQLAVYARYTRRGGLDINPFRANFSLPLPDNMRTARQ from the coding sequence ATGAATCCGCACCAATCCCCACTTGGCCAAGCCACCGAATATAGTACACAGTACGATCCTAAACTGCTGTTTCCGATTGCGCGCCAGCCGATGCGCGAGCAAATGGGCCTCTCCGCAACCTTGCCTTTTGTGGGAGCCGATATTTGGAATGCTTATGAGCTATCATGGTTAAATCAAGGCGGCAAACCTCAGATTGCTCTTGCGCGCATGATCATTCCAGCCGAGTCACCGAATCTCGTCGAATCCAAATCACTTAAGCTATATTTGGGCTCATTTGCCCAAACAAAATTTGCCTCAGCAGATCAGGTTTGCGCTCTGATGGGCGAGGATCTATCCGCGTTATGCGGTATGCCCGTGTCGGTTGCTCTGACCCAACCCGCGGCTTTCGCTACCGTGCCACGGCAAGAATTGGATGGCATATTGCTCGATCGGCTTGAGCTTGAAATTGAACACTATCAAATCGCGCCTGAATTGTTATCCGCGCACTTTAACCAAGCTGCGATAGAAGAAACGCTCGTCTCTAACTTGCTGAGATCAAACTGCCCCGTCACCGGCCAACCTGACTGGGCTAGCATTCAGATTCGCTATGTGGGCCCCCCCATTGAGCATGCCGGATTATTGCGCTATCTAGTGTCTTATCGACAGCATACGGGCTTTCACGAACAATGCGTTGAACGCATTTTTATAGACCTGCTGCAGATTTGCCGCCCAACGCAACTTGCCGTCTATGCACGCTATACACGCCGTGGTGGGCTTGATATTAACCCTTTCAGAGCAAATTTTAGTCTACCCTTGCCAGATAATATGCGCACCGCGCGCCAATAA